In a genomic window of Nostoc sp. UHCC 0870:
- the cax gene encoding calcium/proton exchanger, giving the protein MSAKNILFLVLLLFIPISLAVHFLEWGDLLVFITAGLAILPLAAWMGTATEEIAVVVGPSLGGLLNATFGNATELIIALVALNAGLVNVVKASITGSIISNLLLVMGFSMLLGGLRHKEQTFQPIVARVNASSMNLAVIAMLLPTAMNYTSKGIGEQVLQNFSLAVAVVLIVVYALTLLFSMKTHAYLYDVGVVETEIEETHTKPNIWLWSGVLLVCTLMVALESELLVDTLEVATSQLGLTALFTGVILVPIVGNAAEHATAVTVAMKNKMDLSVSVAVGSSMQIALFVAPVLVIAGWILGQPMDLDFQPFELVAVVVSVLIANSISSDGKSNWLEGTLLLAAYTVLGFAFYFHPPISGIG; this is encoded by the coding sequence ATGTCAGCTAAAAACATTCTTTTTCTCGTTCTCTTGCTGTTTATCCCCATTTCCTTGGCGGTGCATTTTCTCGAATGGGGAGACTTGCTAGTTTTTATCACCGCAGGTTTAGCAATTCTGCCCCTGGCTGCTTGGATGGGTACAGCGACAGAAGAAATTGCGGTGGTAGTTGGGCCTAGCTTGGGGGGGCTGTTAAACGCCACTTTTGGCAATGCTACCGAACTGATTATTGCTTTAGTGGCTTTAAATGCTGGGCTAGTTAATGTTGTCAAAGCCAGTATTACCGGCTCAATTATCAGTAACTTACTGCTGGTGATGGGCTTCTCGATGCTTTTGGGTGGATTGCGACACAAAGAGCAGACATTTCAACCAATAGTGGCGCGGGTAAATGCTTCTTCTATGAATTTGGCGGTAATTGCCATGTTGCTACCCACAGCCATGAACTACACTTCTAAAGGCATTGGCGAACAAGTCCTACAAAATTTCTCTCTGGCTGTGGCTGTGGTGTTGATTGTGGTTTACGCCCTCACCCTGCTATTTTCCATGAAAACCCACGCCTATTTATATGATGTTGGTGTGGTAGAAACTGAAATTGAGGAAACCCATACCAAACCCAATATTTGGTTATGGAGTGGGGTGTTGTTAGTCTGTACCCTGATGGTAGCGTTAGAGTCAGAGTTATTGGTTGATACCTTGGAGGTGGCGACTTCCCAGCTAGGTCTGACAGCACTGTTTACAGGGGTGATATTAGTTCCCATTGTAGGTAATGCGGCGGAACACGCCACAGCCGTCACCGTAGCCATGAAAAATAAAATGGATCTTTCTGTGTCGGTGGCTGTGGGTTCTAGTATGCAAATTGCCCTATTTGTCGCCCCTGTATTAGTAATTGCAGGGTGGATACTCGGTCAGCCAATGGATTTAGATTTTCAACCCTTTGAATTAGTGGCTGTGGTTGTATCGGTGTTAATTGCTAATAGTATTAGTTCTGATGGTAAGTCTAATTGGTTGGAAGGGACTTTGTTATTAGCGGCTTACACTGTACTGGGATTCGCTTTTTACTTTCACCCACCTATTAGCGGTATTGGGTAG
- a CDS encoding putative toxin-antitoxin system toxin component, PIN family → MTTNERRFVCDVNVIISAVLLPGSKPNRALKKAQDLGELLVSESIWLELEQVLARPKFNRYTTPEERNDFLVDLSETVQFIKVTEQINECRDPKDNKYLELAVSGKAECIVTGDDDLLVLNPWRDIEILTVQEFLANN, encoded by the coding sequence ATGACGACGAATGAAAGACGGTTTGTATGTGATGTCAATGTCATCATTAGTGCGGTATTATTACCAGGGAGCAAACCAAATCGCGCACTCAAAAAAGCTCAAGATTTAGGAGAATTGTTGGTGTCCGAGTCCATTTGGCTGGAACTAGAACAGGTACTCGCTCGACCTAAATTTAATCGATACACCACACCAGAAGAACGCAACGATTTCCTGGTGGATTTGTCCGAAACTGTACAGTTCATTAAAGTGACTGAACAGATTAATGAATGTCGAGATCCAAAAGATAACAAATATCTAGAATTAGCAGTCAGTGGAAAAGCAGAATGTATTGTGACAGGAGATGATGATCTGCTAGTCCTAAACCCGTGGAGAGACATTGAGATTCTGACTGTTCAAGAATTTTTGGCAAATAACTAG
- a CDS encoding peptidoglycan-binding domain-containing protein, which produces MNDIVLLVTGVLAIKQPSPSIVPKQPVIQLDNGVKKTTSVEPYQLVSSAKITPPEFVPLSEKSPNLKLAFNPENQKTLVKKADLIKDAYSVDEFQNFQAVRVKVPRQPRIIAQQIRNEILIARRSRRSIRNVPNLRFGNSGSAVRVLQRLLVANGYNLPVDGVYGALTESAVKAFQVQRNLQVDGIVGTNTWNSLTVSSK; this is translated from the coding sequence ATGAATGATATTGTCTTGCTGGTGACGGGTGTATTAGCAATCAAGCAACCCTCTCCGTCGATTGTACCCAAGCAGCCTGTAATTCAGCTTGACAATGGCGTGAAAAAAACAACATCTGTTGAGCCATATCAGTTAGTGTCATCTGCAAAAATCACGCCACCTGAATTCGTGCCGCTAAGTGAAAAATCGCCAAATCTTAAATTAGCTTTCAATCCTGAAAATCAAAAAACTCTGGTTAAAAAAGCAGATTTAATCAAAGATGCTTATAGTGTAGATGAGTTCCAAAATTTTCAGGCTGTGAGGGTAAAAGTTCCGCGTCAACCACGCATTATAGCCCAACAAATCCGTAATGAAATTCTTATTGCCAGACGATCTAGAAGGTCTATCAGAAATGTCCCAAATCTACGTTTTGGTAATTCAGGTAGTGCTGTGAGAGTCTTGCAAAGATTATTAGTTGCCAATGGCTATAATCTGCCCGTTGATGGGGTTTATGGGGCGTTGACAGAAAGTGCAGTTAAAGCCTTTCAAGTGCAGCGTAATCTCCAAGTAGATGGCATAGTCGGAACTAATACTTGGAATTCCTTAACGGTATCTTCAAAATAA
- a CDS encoding sucrose synthase, with the protein MSELIQTILDSEEKSDLRSFISQLRQKEQNYLLRNDILNEYSEYCTKFEKPETFYTSSHLSKLIYYTQEIIQEDSNLCFIIRSKIASQEVYRLTADLDVESMTVQELLDLRDRFVNKFHPQDGDLLELDFGPFYDYTPVIRDPKNIGKGVQFLNRYLSSQLFQDPKQWLESLFNFLRLHHYNGVQLLINDRIQSQQQLSQQVKKAINFVSDRPNYEPYEQLRLQLQTMGFEPGWGNTASRVRDTLDILDELIDSPDPQTLEAFISRVPMIFRIVLVSAHGWFGQEGVLGRPDTGGQVVYVLDQAKNLEKQLQEDAILAGLEGLNVQPKVIILTRLIPNSDGTLCNQRLEKVHGTENAWILRVPLREFNPNMTQNWISRFEFWPYLETFAIDSERELLAEFQGTPDLIVGNYTDGNLVAFLLARRMKITQCNIAHALEKSKYLFSNLYWQDLEDKYHFSLQFTADLIAMNAANFVISSTYQEIIGKADSVGQYESYKCFTMPELYHVVNGIELFSPKFNVVPPGVNENAYFPYTRSEDRVECDRSRIDEMLFTLEDPSQIFGKLDDPHKRPIFSMARLDRIKNMTGLAECFGQSKELQEHCNLILIAGKLRVEESDDNEERDEIVKLYHIIDEYNLHGKIRWLGVRLSKNDSGEVYRVIADHQGIFVQPALFEAFGLTILEAMISGLPTFATQFGGPLEIIQNKVNGFYINPTHLEETAQRILEFVNKCEENPQYWSVVSQQAIDRVYSTYTWKIHTTKLLSLARIYGFWNFTSKEKREDLLRYLESLFYLIYKPRAQALLEQHKYR; encoded by the coding sequence ATGTCAGAATTGATTCAGACGATCCTGGATAGTGAAGAAAAAAGTGATTTACGTAGCTTTATAAGTCAATTACGCCAAAAAGAGCAAAATTATTTACTGCGTAATGACATCTTGAATGAATATAGTGAATACTGCACCAAATTTGAGAAGCCAGAGACATTTTATACTTCTTCTCATTTGAGTAAATTAATTTACTATACCCAAGAGATTATTCAAGAAGACTCCAATCTGTGTTTTATCATTCGTTCCAAGATTGCTAGTCAAGAAGTTTATCGACTGACAGCAGATTTAGATGTTGAGTCGATGACGGTACAGGAATTATTAGATTTGCGCGATCGCTTCGTCAATAAATTTCATCCCCAAGATGGTGATCTGCTAGAGTTAGACTTTGGCCCCTTTTACGACTACACCCCAGTCATCCGTGACCCGAAAAACATCGGTAAGGGTGTACAGTTCCTCAACCGTTACCTATCTAGCCAACTCTTTCAAGACCCCAAACAATGGCTAGAAAGCCTATTTAACTTTCTGCGTCTGCATCATTACAACGGTGTCCAGTTATTAATTAACGATCGCATTCAATCACAACAGCAGCTGTCACAGCAAGTGAAGAAGGCTATCAACTTTGTCAGTGATAGACCCAACTATGAACCCTACGAACAATTGCGGTTGCAATTGCAAACTATGGGTTTTGAACCAGGTTGGGGTAACACAGCCTCCCGTGTGCGGGATACCTTAGACATTCTCGATGAATTAATCGACTCACCAGACCCCCAAACTCTCGAAGCCTTCATCTCTCGCGTCCCGATGATTTTTAGAATCGTTCTGGTGTCAGCACATGGATGGTTTGGACAAGAGGGGGTTTTGGGTCGTCCTGATACTGGTGGTCAGGTGGTGTATGTCCTCGACCAAGCTAAGAATTTAGAAAAGCAACTACAAGAGGATGCTATACTTGCCGGTTTGGAAGGGTTAAACGTCCAACCCAAGGTCATAATTCTGACTCGTCTGATTCCCAATAGTGATGGGACTCTTTGTAACCAACGCCTCGAAAAAGTCCACGGAACAGAAAACGCCTGGATTTTGCGCGTCCCTCTGCGGGAATTTAACCCGAATATGACGCAAAATTGGATTTCCCGATTTGAGTTCTGGCCTTATCTGGAAACCTTCGCCATTGACTCAGAACGGGAACTGCTGGCAGAATTCCAAGGTACACCAGATTTAATTGTGGGTAACTACACCGATGGGAACTTAGTGGCGTTCTTGTTGGCGCGACGGATGAAAATTACCCAATGCAATATCGCCCACGCTTTAGAAAAATCCAAATACTTGTTTAGTAACCTGTATTGGCAAGATTTAGAAGATAAATATCATTTTTCTTTGCAATTCACTGCTGATTTGATTGCGATGAATGCAGCCAACTTCGTTATCAGCAGCACCTACCAAGAAATTATCGGCAAAGCAGATAGTGTAGGGCAGTATGAATCTTACAAATGCTTTACTATGCCTGAGTTATACCATGTGGTGAACGGGATTGAATTATTTAGTCCCAAGTTTAACGTCGTACCGCCTGGGGTAAATGAAAATGCTTATTTTCCCTATACACGTTCTGAAGATAGAGTAGAATGCGATCGCTCACGCATTGACGAAATGCTATTTACTTTAGAAGACCCTAGCCAAATCTTCGGTAAACTTGACGACCCTCACAAGCGTCCTATCTTCTCAATGGCGCGTCTCGACCGCATTAAAAACATGACTGGTTTAGCAGAATGCTTTGGCCAAAGTAAAGAACTGCAAGAACATTGCAACTTAATTTTAATTGCTGGTAAGTTGCGGGTGGAAGAATCAGACGACAATGAAGAACGGGATGAAATCGTCAAACTCTACCACATCATTGACGAGTACAATCTGCATGGTAAGATTCGCTGGCTGGGTGTGCGCCTATCAAAAAATGATTCTGGAGAAGTATATCGAGTCATTGCTGACCACCAAGGTATATTCGTCCAACCAGCATTATTTGAAGCCTTTGGTTTGACAATTTTAGAGGCTATGATTTCTGGCTTACCGACGTTTGCGACCCAATTTGGTGGACCATTAGAAATCATCCAAAATAAAGTGAACGGTTTTTACATTAACCCCACTCATTTAGAAGAAACAGCCCAAAGAATTTTAGAATTTGTCAATAAATGTGAGGAAAATCCGCAATATTGGAGTGTAGTTTCTCAGCAAGCAATTGACCGAGTATACAGCACTTATACTTGGAAAATTCACACTACTAAACTGTTGTCATTAGCCAGAATTTATGGTTTCTGGAACTTTACATCCAAAGAAAAACGCGAAGACTTATTGCGCTACCTTGAGTCTTTATTCTATTTAATTTACAAACCCAGGGCGCAAGCACTCCTAGAACAACACAAATATCGCTAA
- a CDS encoding chlorophyll a/b-binding protein, whose protein sequence is MTNKGFTMNELGQLNNFAIEPKVYVDQTPRAGFTEYAEKLNGRLAMIGFVSLIAVEIITGNGLIQWLTNL, encoded by the coding sequence ATGACAAACAAAGGCTTTACCATGAACGAACTTGGTCAACTCAACAACTTTGCCATTGAACCAAAAGTTTATGTAGATCAAACCCCAAGAGCAGGTTTTACCGAATACGCAGAGAAACTCAATGGACGCTTGGCTATGATTGGCTTTGTTTCACTCATCGCTGTAGAAATCATCACAGGAAACGGCTTGATTCAATGGCTGACAAACCTGTAA